The Metabacillus schmidteae genome has a segment encoding these proteins:
- a CDS encoding G5 domain-containing protein, producing MANRWLKIVSILLISTVYLISFSHVGVMAFDAFLNKGSLKPGTQIASIQIENMTRNQAEKKLEENLAAWFKEENLLLLINGEKIVVNEFFFTIDIPATIEQANNGKGNGFVVQINQDVYEADLKSVLQDQYEAIDHNLLQSTLINSLNKMTNEKQYFTVEAFMRDDVESIAAENTLAAPFNQDDVQKVLSALGTVEVPAQSQVSLLELIGDSKLPQEGLDIVSSAIYKTILLTNFVIVERQTSESLPEHIELGYEALIETDSSDLKWFNPNETDYTLTFQLMNGSLNVKVNGAPFLQNYRVKFEDKTSYSPKTIVRYTSLLDEGKEDVKQAGKEGLLVKVFREVYDANDVFVESEQIAEDFYPPTHKIIETGLINRMVENATEIVDEGSSQSIEEDTTNRSTTGSEQNESSDEQVSETDGNQTSQTETSNTQRDGLWETPTKDALEK from the coding sequence ATGGCAAACAGATGGTTAAAAATAGTTAGTATCTTGCTTATTTCCACTGTTTATCTAATTAGCTTCTCTCATGTCGGTGTCATGGCGTTTGACGCATTTCTTAATAAAGGCTCATTAAAACCGGGTACACAAATTGCGTCTATTCAGATAGAGAACATGACTAGGAATCAGGCCGAAAAGAAACTAGAGGAAAACTTAGCAGCTTGGTTTAAAGAAGAAAATCTTCTGCTTCTCATTAATGGAGAAAAAATCGTAGTGAATGAATTCTTTTTTACCATTGATATACCTGCAACGATAGAGCAAGCCAACAATGGAAAAGGAAATGGTTTTGTCGTACAAATCAATCAAGATGTGTATGAAGCAGATTTAAAAAGTGTATTACAAGATCAATATGAAGCAATTGATCACAACCTTTTACAGTCCACGCTTATTAATTCATTAAACAAAATGACGAATGAGAAGCAATATTTTACAGTTGAGGCCTTTATGAGGGATGATGTTGAATCAATAGCAGCTGAAAATACGCTAGCTGCACCTTTTAATCAAGATGATGTTCAAAAAGTATTAAGTGCCCTTGGAACAGTTGAGGTTCCAGCACAGTCACAGGTTTCTTTACTTGAATTGATTGGAGATTCAAAGCTACCACAAGAAGGACTAGATATTGTCTCATCCGCTATTTATAAAACGATATTATTGACTAATTTTGTGATTGTAGAGCGTCAAACGAGTGAATCATTGCCTGAACATATAGAACTAGGATATGAAGCTTTGATTGAGACGGATTCATCGGATCTTAAATGGTTCAATCCTAACGAAACGGATTATACACTTACATTCCAATTAATGAATGGAAGTCTTAATGTCAAAGTGAATGGTGCTCCTTTCCTGCAAAATTATCGCGTGAAGTTTGAAGATAAAACATCATATTCTCCAAAGACAATTGTTCGCTACACGAGCTTATTAGATGAAGGAAAAGAAGACGTGAAGCAAGCTGGTAAAGAAGGTCTTTTAGTGAAAGTGTTCCGGGAGGTATATGATGCAAACGATGTGTTTGTGGAATCAGAACAAATAGCTGAAGATTTTTATCCTCCAACTCATAAAATTATTGAAACGGGTCTAATTAATAGAATGGTAGAAAACGCTACTGAAATAGTTGATGAAGGAAGTTCTCAAAGTATAGAAGAAGATACAACAAACAGATCAACAACTGGTTCTGAACAAAATGAGTCTTCTGATGAGCAAGTCAGTGAAACTGATGGAAACCAAACCTCCCAAACGGAAACAAGTAACACACAACGTGATGGGCTATGGGAAACTCCTACTAAAGACGCTTTAGAAAAGTAA